The Sander lucioperca isolate FBNREF2018 chromosome 4, SLUC_FBN_1.2, whole genome shotgun sequence DNA segment AAGATGTGTGCAAATGGGTTACAGAACCATAACCTGTTGACCACTTACTATGCTGTCCACTGCTAAAACAGCCATGCACCACCGAAGCCCTCGCCCAATACAAAGACAGAGCAAAAGACTGTGTCAGCTCTAGCTGAACAAGATATAGATTGCGTGTGAACATGCAAAAAAGAAGAGCCCATGTTTTGTTTAAACGCAGGGCTGATTTTGGTCTGAACTCCACTCATGACTGTTAAACTACGCGTTTGCCTTATACCTCTTTATGTATTAACAGCGGCAGAAGCATTTTGTGggattgcacacaaaaaaaacaattggctGGATACAGTTACACATAACTTTGTTATGAAGTGCAAAAATGGTTGCTCCTGTTCTAGGCCCTGAAACATGGATATAAGGTGCTGTTCCGAGAGCCGGACACTTGGTGGAAGAACAAGCCAAAAGAACTGGAgaggtgagagagaaagagaggaattacagtagcatctgtttttaatgtagaATGTCAACTTCTCAAAAAGAATGtaaattctttcttttttttgcacatGAAGAGCAAAATGCTGTTGGAGACTATTTGATATATTCCAGTTTTGTGTCTTgtatctgtttgtttgtgtgtggctcTACATGCATATGCAGGCGTACCACACACAATGTGCCAGTGGAAAAAATCCGACGCATGCTTAATGGTTATGAGCGCTTCATCACAGTCCAGGGCATCATGGGTTCACAGATGCCTGAGATCAAACAGCGCGTGCCTCTGGAGAACAGAAGCTCACAGTGAGTTTCACCTTCAAATGTTTGTCTTGGAGACACAGGGCATCTGCTTTGTATCACATTGCGTTTGGATAAAGAAAACCCAATTATGACTCACATAACCTGGAGGAGTATCTAATAAGTTGATAATTGGGGTCACTTTCTGTATATGACAGTTAAAGACTGTCAATGTGAATACTGCAAAACTACCACTGACTTAGCTGCAAGCTACACAACACGTGTTGATATGTGGATGAAATGAACTCTGTCTGTAGGGATAGGATAGTGTATAGAGACATATTTTACAGCTGAAACACAGTGGAATTGACTGACTGTTGACTAGGCATACACAAGATTTTTTTACTGAGGACTTAGAAGTAATTTATACCAATCGTatcattatttttcatttcactGCAATACTGCCATGTATCTAGTTTCTACCGGTGACTTTTCCTgttaatttctcaaaataaatGTGGTATTTAATTTGGCATATATTCATATAATCTGTGTTACATTTCTGTCTACTACAGATGGCTCTCCACCACTCTGTTGCCTTAAGTGAAAATGTGTTATTATAACTATCAAAAGGgataattctgttttttttataaatgcacAGAAGGTTAAATATTACCTggtataaaaaggaaaaaaaaaaaaacgttggttaaaataaatgcaaatcATGAGATTTATGCTCATCCAATGAACATGAATCATCAAACATCATTGGAATAAATCAGACATAATGTTGATATTGTGCACCCTTCATTAGTTATGTTAATTGATTTATATTAACATAGCTAACCATTCAtatctcttttgttttctctaGGCCAGTGTCTTCTGAAACGCCTTGTCCTGACCTTGTAGGGCAGCCTGAATTGGCGGAGGGATGTATGAAATCCCGCCCTCAGCTGTATTCCTCTCTCCCTGACGTGTCATCAATTGGTCGTTCTAGTGAGGTGGGAATGATGGAAGGCAGCACCCACAAATCTACAGAGTCCCTCAATTTCCATCCTACTGGAAGACTTACGGAAAACCCTGTAATGTCTGATGGGGATGATGACATGGATTTGGGGGAATTAGATTCTGAGTTGGACGCCAAGTTAGATATGAATCAGAGAATCCCCGACTGTATTGTGGAATCAGTGATGAGTGAAGATAATCGTGGGGATGAAATGCCTGTGGCTTTCTCTGAGTCTATTGCACAAAGAGTAAGGAGAGAAAGGCCAAGCAGGAGGTCGGGATTTGACAGGTTGAAGCCTGCAGATCTGGTGAGAGATACCAACCAATCACACAGCGAGGCAAAGGGGAAAGAAAAGGCAAGGGAAGCAGAAGCGGTTGAGATGGAGACGTATGGGGGAAAGAAGGGAATGCTTAAGACGTTAGATTTTGTAGGAGACTGGCCTTGTGAGGGGTCCCTCGAGCAGCGACCGGTGAAGCAAAGAGAAAGGCATAAAGAGGGAAATGGGAAGGAAGATGGAGGTGTGTCTCAAGAAGCTAACACGAATAAAACGAAATCGTCGAGACCCAATGTGACAGAGTTTCAGAAGCTTCTTGATCTTATTCAGACAGGAGTCGCTGACATACAGACAGGCTCTTCCCATGCGTCCTCCCTTTCCCTGAGCTCTGGAGAGGAACTGGAGAAAGAGGAGGCAGGTGGCAGGTTTGGGGAATCCCATGGCAGTAGATCTAACAGTGAGGAGAGGGTTAGCAGGGTTAACAGCAGCAGAGGTGAATTACCTGACTGTGTGTTAGACTGGAAGGCAGCTGACTCTTGTAAGGTCAGGGAATCGAGAATTGATCATTGTGAGGGActtaaaactgaaaatgaagCGAGTAGGACCACAGGAGGGAATGATAATGTGTTAGAGATTGGCAGAGAAACAGGGTCTGTGGATTTGAAATCGACCAACCCAACAAATCCTCTCTCAGCTCTTACTGCTAATTCACTAGTTGTCTCCAAAACTGTGGAGGCAAACGAATGCCATGACGGAGCAGGAAGCCACAATATTGAAGGTGAGGTTGGTACAAAGCCCACTGCTGGTCGTACTGATACGGAGAGGAATAACTGCACAGAGAATGGCAGAGAGACAAGAGTTGAGGCTGATGGAAGTCACATTAGCGAGATGTGTCAGAGTCCTGTGTGTGACGGCTCTGTGGAAGCAGAAAGCAGTTCTTTCAGTGGAGGCAGTCAGGAGAGAAAGCAGCGTCAGGGTCGTAGATCGGGGAAACAGTGCAAACTAGCCCTCACCTTTACTCAAAACTGCCCTGCTTCTTCACCGAATACTCTCGAATGTCCAAATTTAAACACAGCCCAAAGTATAAACCGCATTCAGAATAGCATGAACACAGATGTTGAACCTAACTTCAATCCTAACTGTAACGCTAGCCTTAGCCTTAAACCAAACTTTGACCTGTTCACCAAGTCCAAATCGGAGGCACACCTGCAGCCTTCTTCCCCACTTCCCATGGTAGACACAGGCAGCCCCACCCAGACAGAACCTCAAGACTTTGCCCTTCTTTGGCGTCTCAATCGTCAAGACGATGCAGTCGTCACTGCGTGCAGCCACCATAGTGACATCACAGTCCTGTCCGGAGACTCTTCTCGCTTTGTGCCAGAGTTGTCCACTGCTGTCTCTGCGGCGATTGCAGTTCACCCGTCCGGCCACAGAGTGGTGCCCTATCGCGTGGTCCATGAGAAAGGCACACAGGTGGAAGAGAAAGAGCTCGGGGCAACTCAAAACCGGCTTGAGAGCCTGCGCATTCTCAGCCGCCATTTTAAACTGGTTAGTTTTGATACGTTAGAAGATCTGTATGACAAATGCTATCAGGACTTGGAATGGACGACCAACTTGCTGCTGGACTCTGGAGAGAGGTTCTTCAGAGATGATGATggtgagaaagaggaggaagaggatggtGCGGGGGGTGAAGATGAGCAGAACACATCCAGTCCGTGTGGAGCTTTAGGCGAGCCTGTAGGAACCAGGTTACGTCCTGATGTGTTGGATGAGCATCACCCTGAAGTTTGGCCAAAGGGAGAGCCAATTGGGTTTGAGGAGGTGACTCAGCAGGCAACCTTTGGGACAGTCAGAGAATCAGATGAGAGCTCCAAGAATACCGATATGCTAAGTtttggaggtgcagctgttccAGTAAGAAAGAAATATCATCCTGATACAACCTCGCACTTAAAATCCTCCCCTCAAAGAGAACTTAGTCTGCCTCATGCAGTAAATGAAGGAGATAGATGGGGTGACACTGAACACAAAGGGACATCAGAAGCTGACCTAGAAGGCGGTGCTTGGGGTGGAAGCTTAGATGATGGTGTAATAATTGAAGAGTCAAGAGTTGAGATTGATGAGGAGATTGCTAGCATGGACGAGGTTCACCGGCTGCTGCAGGCTGAGCtagaggagatggagagagatcAAAAACAGGCGGAGGAGGAGAAGACTGAAATGAGGCACATGGAGGAGAGAAGGAGCACACACCTGGACATTCAGACTGTGGAGCTGAAACTACCCACCGAACTGGCACTGCAGCTAACTGAACTGTTTGGTCCTGTTGGAGTAGACCCAGGTAACCAACACACAGGTGTcacactgaagaaaaaaaaaagaaaacccttTTTAACACTGAATGTAATACTCTGATGACAAGGCAGGCCTTTAAGCTAAAAAAGTACTTTGTgattcataaaaaataacttttacaGAAGTTTAAGTCTTTCACATATCCACACCTGGTCAGTTGCTGCACAATGTGGGTGTGATTGTCTGCTTCgtaaaaattacaaaatatgtTGAGCGCAGCCCTCGAGATCaactaaatgtgtttttatagcTGTTAGACGATCTGATAAGCAGCTTTGCTTGAAACATACTAATTAATGAATTGCTGAACCAATACAATCTTTAAATACTTCTCTGGTAGTCAGACTGACATAAGGGTATCCGTCTTCTCCACAATATTCAGCTACATGCTCCACTGATGACTATGTAGTGCAGATGGACCTGCAACTGGCTAAACTGCTCCACCAGAAGTGGAAGAAAACCATTCAGGTAAGCTGTTTTAAGGCGACTATAatcaatatgttttttaaatgaataacaaGTTAACGAATGACAGTGTGAGAGGGTTCGCTCGTAGTGATTAatctacagagaattatcacccaaaTCCGCAGCTCCCCTCGGCTTTACAAAGCTTCatcagttattgcaggtttaataATTTAGCGAGTCTTTACCAGCATCAATTCTATCCATGCAATTATAAATGTACCCTGATATTCTGAGTGGGTCTCCGTTTGTTAATTTGACTATGAATGTTGTTTTACaggaaaagcagaaaaaagcaACTCTCTCCTCTCACTTCTTTCAGGAAAGtaagtttacacacacacacacacacacgcacacacacacttaaaatcCATTGAGCATTCATGATAACTGCAGCTTCCTTTGCTCAGCATATGATCAATACTGTcttacattcacacacacatacacacacggaaACTTACATGTAAAATCACAGTTTTTTTGTGTACAAAAGCCTAACCAGTAATGGGGGCTGCAAAAGACTCAGAAAGATACATTACATCTGATGCATTTTTCCTATGTAACAGTGTTTACCCATATTGTCTGagtcaaataaagaaataccaCTGGGAACAGCATATTTCAGAAATAACAACATTTTGTTTCACAACCTTTTGACTGTATAGGTTCAGTACCTCAAGGTGAGTCACCGGGGTCCAGACCTGGATCACGAGACTGGACACAGCCACTGAACAACCAACCAGAAGCCCATGGTCAGATGCCATTCATGGACCACTGGAATGTGTCCCGCCCACATGTGTCTCTTAGAGATATTATTAAAGAGCAGCAGGCTTTGCAGAAGAACGAGGAAAAGGTAACGCATAGGCCTACACCTACTGTACCTGTGGACTTCTTAAATAAAGTTATCCTAGTTTGTTCCTGTCTGTTCCCCACATCCTCACCTCTTTCAACCCTCCTCCTATTAGACCAGACAAAGTTGTGCAGACCTTGACCGGCGTGATGGAGCCACTTTGATGAAAGAGAACCAACTGTACTCCCTCTTCCCCGCTATTG contains these protein-coding regions:
- the n4bp2 gene encoding NEDD4-binding protein 2 isoform X3 — protein: MPRRKKNGQSPARVPGGPPEGGNLGHNTGYRLPQEFDSAMANNFPSSSVKERIVKSMQEMFSHLDPEVIYIVLSECDFKVEHAMDSLLELSVAAEGAAPIPSPVSGFERTAAALLSPHHFSESRPDADSSKPPQLPCSPPSSNILTEELDLLVDQELETLTAQQDDSQYLSVGTSLSSFPPPPFQQQVLPELLQSSLQPGSRGPSVEQQGLVGSLVEHISGASSPLDNLSTWEDKIVEEQQSVDFTHLMKETPADKLKPPLDLAASGRPSAFQVYKKQDPSHTLSDKAGLVPSKAIVGGARSKVNMLNPEPLGYMPWNLQAPVFSPRIHGKQGPVFLTPVAQTPSNWPGQPRHASPWLSQGPVSQAPLKPSATIPKSWALPAAPHSPAHSRLRLVGKVLVLLRGAPGSGKSTLARAFLEHNPGGVRLSTDDYFTRNGVYQFDPAALGEAHEWNHKQAKEAFERGANPIIIDNTNMQSWEMRPYVAQALKHGYKVLFREPDTWWKNKPKELERRTTHNVPVEKIRRMLNGYERFITVQGIMGSQMPEIKQRVPLENRSSQPVSSETPCPDLVGQPELAEGCMKSRPQLYSSLPDVSSIGRSSEVGMMEGSTHKSTESLNFHPTGRLTENPVMSDGDDDMDLGELDSELDAKLDMNQRIPDCIVESVMSEDNRGDEMPVAFSESIAQRVRRERPSRRSGFDRLKPADLVRDTNQSHSEAKGKEKAREAEAVEMETYGGKKGMLKTLDFVGDWPCEGSLEQRPVKQRERHKEGNGKEDGGVSQEANTNKTKSSRPNVTEFQKLLDLIQTGVADIQTGSSHASSLSLSSGEELEKEEAGGRFGESHGSRSNSEERVSRVNSSRGELPDCVLDWKAADSCKVRESRIDHCEGLKTENEASRTTGGNDNVLEIGRETGSVDLKSTNPTNPLSALTANSLVVSKTVEANECHDGAGSHNIEGEVGTKPTAGRTDTERNNCTENGRETRVEADGSHISEMCQSPVCDGSVEAESSSFSGGSQERKQRQGRRSGKQCKLALTFTQNCPASSPNTLECPNLNTAQSINRIQNSMNTDVEPNFNPNCNASLSLKPNFDLFTKSKSEAHLQPSSPLPMVDTGSPTQTEPQDFALLWRLNRQDDAVVTACSHHSDITVLSGDSSRFVPELSTAVSAAIAVHPSGHRVVPYRVVHEKGTQVEEKELGATQNRLESLRILSRHFKLVSFDTLEDLYDKCYQDLEWTTNLLLDSGERFFRDDDGEKEEEEDGAGGEDEQNTSSPCGALGEPVGTRLRPDVLDEHHPEVWPKGEPIGFEEVTQQATFGTVRESDESSKNTDMLSFGGAAVPVRKKYHPDTTSHLKSSPQRELSLPHAVNEGDRWGDTEHKGTSEADLEGGAWGGSLDDGVIIEESRVEIDEEIASMDEVHRLLQAELEEMERDQKQAEEEKTEMRHMEERRSTHLDIQTVELKLPTELALQLTELFGPVGVDPGKCSTDDYVVQMDLQLAKLLHQKWKKTIQEKQKKATLSSHFFQEIPQGESPGSRPGSRDWTQPLNNQPEAHGQMPFMDHWNVSRPHVSLRDIIKEQQALQKNEEKTRQSCADLDRRDGATLMKENQLYSLFPAIDRHFLQDIFRDHNYSLTQTELFLHSLLDQEPVKTVVAPEAPRSTHLRAASKEREKRQKPPELTVPDYQDTEDPEYEDFRAEASQQKSRQLECFSKAAEAFKQGRKDVASFYAQQGHLHGQRMREANHRAAVQIFKRVNSSLLPSNILDLHGLHVDEALKHLAEVLQDKTTDCEQGLCRPQLSVITGRGNHSQGGVARIRPAVIDYLNTKHYRFTEPKPGLVLVSLM
- the n4bp2 gene encoding NEDD4-binding protein 2 isoform X4 produces the protein MPRRKKNGQSPARVPGGPPEGGNLGHNTGYRLPQEFDSAMANNFPSSSVKERIVKSMQEMFSHLDPEVIYIVLSECDFKVEHAMDSLLELSVAAEGAAPIPSPVSGFERTAAALLSPHHFSESRPDADSSKPPQLPCSPPSSNILTEELDLLVDQELETLTAQQDDSQYLSVGTSLSSFPPPPFQQQVLPELLQSSLQPGSRGPSVEQQGLVGSLVEHISGASSPLDNLSTWEDKIVEEQQSVDFTHLMKETPADKLKPPLDLAASGRPSAFQVYKKQDPSHTLSDKAGLVPSKAIVGGARSKVNMLNPEPLGYMPWNLQAPVFSPRIHGKQGPVFLTPVAQTPSNWPGQPRHASPWLSQGPVSQAPLKPSATIPKSWALPAAPHSPAHSRLRLVGKVLVLLRGAPGSGKSTLARAFLEHNPGGVRLSTDDYFTRNGVYQFDPAALGEAHEWNHKQAKEAFERGANPIIIDNTNMQSWEMRPYVAQALKHGYKVLFREPDTWWKNKPKELERRTTHNVPVEKIRRMLNGYERFITVQGIMGSQMPEIKQRVPLENRSSQPVSSETPCPDLVGQPELAEGCMKSRPQLYSSLPDVSSIGRSSEVGMMEGSTHKSTESLNFHPTGRLTENPVMSDGDDDMDLGELDSELDAKLDMNQRIPDCIVESVMSEDNRGDEMPVAFSESIAQRVRRERPSRRSGFDRLKPADLVRDTNQSHSEAKGKEKAREAEAVEMETYGGKKGMLKTLDFVGDWPCEGSLEQRPVKQRERHKEGNGKEDGGVSQEANTNKTKSSRPNVTEFQKLLDLIQTGVADIQTGSSHASSLSLSSGEELEKEEAGGRFGESHGSRSNSEERVSRVNSSRGELPDCVLDWKAADSCKVRESRIDHCEGLKTENEASRTTGGNDNVLEIGRETGSVDLKSTNPTNPLSALTANSLVVSKTVEANECHDGAGSHNIEGEVGTKPTAGRTDTERNNCTENGRETRVEADGSHISEMCQSPVCDGSVEAESSSFSGGSQERKQRQGRRSGKQCKLALTFTQNCPASSPNTLECPNLNTAQSINRIQNSMNTDVEPNFNPNCNASLSLKPNFDLFTKSKSEAHLQPSSPLPMVDTGSPTQTEPQDFALLWRLNRQDDAVVTACSHHSDITVLSGDSSRFVPELSTAVSAAIAVHPSGHRVVPYRVVHEKGTQVEEKELGATQNRLESLRILSRHFKLVSFDTLEDLYDKCYQDLEWTTNLLLDSGERFFRDDDGEKEEEEDGAGGEDEQNTSSPCGALGEPVGTRLRPDVLDEHHPEVWPKGEPIGFEEVTQQATFGTVRESDESSKNTDMLSFGGAAVPVRKKYHPDTTSHLKSSPQRELSLPHAVNEGDRWGDTEHKGTSEADLEGGAWGGSLDDGVIIEESRVEIDEEIASMDEVHRLLQAELEEMERDQKQAEEEKTEMRHMEERRSTHLDIQTVELKLPTELALQLTELFGPVGVDPATCSTDDYVVQMDLQLAKLLHQKWKKTIQEKQKKATLSSHFFQESSRPGSRDWTQPLNNQPEAHGQMPFMDHWNVSRPHVSLRDIIKEQQALQKNEEKTRQSCADLDRRDGATLMKENQLYSLFPAIDRHFLQDIFRDHNYSLTQTELFLHSLLDQEPVKTVVAPEAPRSTHLRAASKEREKRQKPPELTVPDYQDTEDPEYEDFRAEASQQKSRQLECFSKAAEAFKQGRKDVASFYAQQGHLHGQRMREANHRAAVQIFKRVNSSLLPSNILDLHGLHVDEALKHLAEVLQDKTTDCEQGLCRPQLSVITGRGNHSQGGVARIRPAVIDYLNTKHYRFTEPKPGLVLVSLM
- the n4bp2 gene encoding NEDD4-binding protein 2 isoform X2, which encodes MPRRKKNGQSPARVPGGPPEGGNLGHNTGYRLPQEFDSAMANNFPSSSVKERIVKSMQEMFSHLDPEVIYIVLSECDFKVEHAMDSLLELSVAAEGAAPIPSPVSGFERTAAALLSPHHFSESRPDADSSKPPQLPCSPPSSNILTEELDLLVDQELETLTAQQDDSQYLSVGTSLSSFPPPPFQQQVLPELLQSSLQPGSRGPSVEQQGLVGSLVEHISGASSPLDNLSTWEDKIVEEQQSVDFTHLMKETPADKLKPPLDLAASGRPSAFQVYKKQDPSHTLSDKAGLVPSKAIVGGARSKVNMLNPEPLGYMPWNLQAPVFSPRIHGKQGPVFLTPVAQTPSNWPGQPRHASPWLSQGPVSQAPLKPSATIPKSWALPAAPHSPAHSRLRLVGKVLVLLRGAPGSGKSTLARAFLEHNPGGVRLSTDDYFTRNGVYQFDPAALGEAHEWNHKQAKEAFERGANPIIIDNTNMQSWEMRPYVAQALKHGYKVLFREPDTWWKNKPKELERRTTHNVPVEKIRRMLNGYERFITVQGIMGSQMPEIKQRVPLENRSSQPVSSETPCPDLVGQPELAEGCMKSRPQLYSSLPDVSSIGRSSEVGMMEGSTHKSTESLNFHPTGRLTENPVMSDGDDDMDLGELDSELDAKLDMNQRIPDCIVESVMSEDNRGDEMPVAFSESIAQRVRRERPSRRSGFDRLKPADLVRDTNQSHSEAKGKEKAREAEAVEMETYGGKKGMLKTLDFVGDWPCEGSLEQRPVKQRERHKEGNGKEDGGVSQEANTNKTKSSRPNVTEFQKLLDLIQTGVADIQTGSSHASSLSLSSGEELEKEEAGGRFGESHGSRSNSEERVSRVNSSRGELPDCVLDWKAADSCKVRESRIDHCEGLKTENEASRTTGGNDNVLEIGRETGSVDLKSTNPTNPLSALTANSLVVSKTVEANECHDGAGSHNIEGEVGTKPTAGRTDTERNNCTENGRETRVEADGSHISEMCQSPVCDGSVEAESSSFSGGSQERKQRQGRRSGKQCKLALTFTQNCPASSPNTLECPNLNTAQSINRIQNSMNTDVEPNFNPNCNASLSLKPNFDLFTKSKSEAHLQPSSPLPMVDTGSPTQTEPQDFALLWRLNRQDDAVVTACSHHSDITVLSGDSSRFVPELSTAVSAAIAVHPSGHRVVPYRVVHEKGTQVEEKELGATQNRLESLRILSRHFKLVSFDTLEDLYDKCYQDLEWTTNLLLDSGERFFRDDDGEKEEEEDGAGGEDEQNTSSPCGALGEPVGTRLRPDVLDEHHPEVWPKGEPIGFEEVTQQATFGTVRESDESSKNTDMLSFGGAAVPVRKKYHPDTTSHLKSSPQRELSLPHAVNEGDRWGDTEHKGTSEADLEGGAWGGSLDDGVIIEESRVEIDEEIASMDEVHRLLQAELEEMERDQKQAEEEKTEMRHMEERRSTHLDIQTVELKLPTELALQLTELFGPVGVDPGKCSTDDYVVQMDLQLAKLLHQKWKKTIQEKQKKATLSSHFFQESSVPQGESPGSRPGSRDWTQPLNNQPEAHGQMPFMDHWNVSRPHVSLRDIIKEQQALQKNEEKTRQSCADLDRRDGATLMKENQLYSLFPAIDRHFLQDIFRDHNYSLTQTELFLHSLLDQEPVKTVVAPEAPRSTHLRAASKEREKRQKPPELTVPDYQDTEDPEYEDFRAEASQQKSRQLECFSKAAEAFKQGRKDVASFYAQQGHLHGQRMREANHRAAVQIFKRVNSSLLPSNILDLHGLHVDEALKHLAEVLQDKTTDCEQGLCRPQLSVITGRGNHSQGGVARIRPAVIDYLNTKHYRFTEPKPGLVLVSLM
- the n4bp2 gene encoding NEDD4-binding protein 2 isoform X1, encoding MPRRKKNGQSPARVPGGPPEGGNLGHNTGYRLPQEFDSAMANNFPSSSVKERIVKSMQEMFSHLDPEVIYIVLSECDFKVEHAMDSLLELSVAAEGAAPIPSPVSGFERTAAALLSPHHFSESRPDADSSKPPQLPCSPPSSNILTEELDLLVDQELETLTAQQDDSQYLSVGTSLSSFPPPPFQQQVLPELLQSSLQPGSRGPSVEQQGLVGSLVEHISGASSPLDNLSTWEDKIVEEQQSVDFTHLMKETPADKLKPPLDLAASGRPSAFQVYKKQDPSHTLSDKAGLVPSKAIVGGARSKVNMLNPEPLGYMPWNLQAPVFSPRIHGKQGPVFLTPVAQTPSNWPGQPRHASPWLSQGPVSQAPLKPSATIPKSWALPAAPHSPAHSRLRLVGKVLVLLRGAPGSGKSTLARAFLEHNPGGVRLSTDDYFTRNGVYQFDPAALGEAHEWNHKQAKEAFERGANPIIIDNTNMQSWEMRPYVAQALKHGYKVLFREPDTWWKNKPKELERRTTHNVPVEKIRRMLNGYERFITVQGIMGSQMPEIKQRVPLENRSSQPVSSETPCPDLVGQPELAEGCMKSRPQLYSSLPDVSSIGRSSEVGMMEGSTHKSTESLNFHPTGRLTENPVMSDGDDDMDLGELDSELDAKLDMNQRIPDCIVESVMSEDNRGDEMPVAFSESIAQRVRRERPSRRSGFDRLKPADLVRDTNQSHSEAKGKEKAREAEAVEMETYGGKKGMLKTLDFVGDWPCEGSLEQRPVKQRERHKEGNGKEDGGVSQEANTNKTKSSRPNVTEFQKLLDLIQTGVADIQTGSSHASSLSLSSGEELEKEEAGGRFGESHGSRSNSEERVSRVNSSRGELPDCVLDWKAADSCKVRESRIDHCEGLKTENEASRTTGGNDNVLEIGRETGSVDLKSTNPTNPLSALTANSLVVSKTVEANECHDGAGSHNIEGEVGTKPTAGRTDTERNNCTENGRETRVEADGSHISEMCQSPVCDGSVEAESSSFSGGSQERKQRQGRRSGKQCKLALTFTQNCPASSPNTLECPNLNTAQSINRIQNSMNTDVEPNFNPNCNASLSLKPNFDLFTKSKSEAHLQPSSPLPMVDTGSPTQTEPQDFALLWRLNRQDDAVVTACSHHSDITVLSGDSSRFVPELSTAVSAAIAVHPSGHRVVPYRVVHEKGTQVEEKELGATQNRLESLRILSRHFKLVSFDTLEDLYDKCYQDLEWTTNLLLDSGERFFRDDDGEKEEEEDGAGGEDEQNTSSPCGALGEPVGTRLRPDVLDEHHPEVWPKGEPIGFEEVTQQATFGTVRESDESSKNTDMLSFGGAAVPVRKKYHPDTTSHLKSSPQRELSLPHAVNEGDRWGDTEHKGTSEADLEGGAWGGSLDDGVIIEESRVEIDEEIASMDEVHRLLQAELEEMERDQKQAEEEKTEMRHMEERRSTHLDIQTVELKLPTELALQLTELFGPVGVDPATCSTDDYVVQMDLQLAKLLHQKWKKTIQEKQKKATLSSHFFQESSVPQGESPGSRPGSRDWTQPLNNQPEAHGQMPFMDHWNVSRPHVSLRDIIKEQQALQKNEEKTRQSCADLDRRDGATLMKENQLYSLFPAIDRHFLQDIFRDHNYSLTQTELFLHSLLDQEPVKTVVAPEAPRSTHLRAASKEREKRQKPPELTVPDYQDTEDPEYEDFRAEASQQKSRQLECFSKAAEAFKQGRKDVASFYAQQGHLHGQRMREANHRAAVQIFKRVNSSLLPSNILDLHGLHVDEALKHLAEVLQDKTTDCEQGLCRPQLSVITGRGNHSQGGVARIRPAVIDYLNTKHYRFTEPKPGLVLVSLM